One stretch of Roseovarius mucosus DNA includes these proteins:
- a CDS encoding FAD-binding domain-containing protein, translating into MTELKATHAEGMTKLVAFAPRMGRRYANGRNTDHGPGAHSAVSGLSPYIRRRLVLESDVVATALAAHGPEQSEKFVQEVIWRGYFKGWLERRPQVWVSYVQGLERDLAALDNDRRLRREVARATDGQTGLACFDAWAAELVETGYLHNHARMWFASIWIFTLGLPWRLGADFFYRHLIDGDAAANTLGWRWVAGLHTRGRPYPARADNIATFTNGRFTPRAADFAEVTEGLEATEPEGLPPVQPLRPVLAPQAARPTLLLITDEDCRVEDFDHSALDIRAVVALRSSHLRSSLPVSEAVHQFEVGALADASERLGVVADMARADHPKALVDWAVTAGATQIVTPYVTRGPLFDWLDTARPHLSAQGIALAEWQRAWDRAIWPHATAGFFKVKHAIPRILQDTGVT; encoded by the coding sequence ATGACTGAATTGAAGGCGACCCACGCCGAAGGCATGACAAAGCTGGTCGCGTTTGCGCCACGTATGGGGCGGCGCTATGCCAATGGCCGAAACACCGACCATGGGCCGGGGGCGCATAGCGCGGTATCCGGGCTGTCGCCCTATATCCGGCGGCGGCTGGTGCTTGAGTCTGATGTTGTGGCAACTGCGCTTGCGGCGCATGGTCCCGAGCAATCCGAAAAGTTCGTGCAGGAGGTGATCTGGCGCGGCTATTTCAAAGGCTGGTTAGAGCGCAGACCGCAGGTTTGGGTCAGTTATGTGCAGGGGCTTGAAAGGGATCTGGCGGCGCTCGACAACGACCGTCGTCTGCGCCGCGAAGTGGCGCGGGCGACCGACGGGCAAACCGGGCTTGCCTGTTTCGATGCCTGGGCTGCGGAACTGGTTGAGACCGGGTATTTGCACAATCATGCGCGGATGTGGTTCGCCTCGATCTGGATATTCACGCTTGGGCTGCCTTGGCGTCTGGGGGCTGATTTCTTTTACCGGCATTTGATTGATGGGGATGCCGCCGCAAATACGTTGGGTTGGCGTTGGGTCGCGGGTCTGCATACGCGAGGCAGGCCCTATCCTGCGCGCGCTGACAATATCGCCACCTTTACCAATGGTCGCTTCACGCCCCGCGCTGCGGATTTTGCCGAAGTGACCGAGGGCCTAGAGGCGACCGAGCCTGAGGGGCTGCCCCCCGTGCAGCCCCTGCGCCCGGTCTTGGCACCACAAGCCGCACGTCCCACCTTGCTTTTGATCACGGATGAAGACTGCCGGGTTGAGGATTTCGATCATTCCGCGCTTGATATCCGCGCGGTGGTGGCGCTGCGCAGCAGTCATCTTCGCTCATCCTTGCCTGTGTCCGAGGCCGTTCATCAGTTCGAGGTGGGCGCGCTTGCTGATGCTTCTGAACGGCTGGGCGTTGTGGCTGATATGGCCCGTGCCGATCATCCCAAGGCCTTGGTGGATTGGGCCGTCACAGCAGGGGCAACGCAGATCGTTACCCCCTATGTCACGCGGGGGCCGCTTTTTGACTGGCTCGATACGGCGCGTCCCCATCTTTCAGCGCAGGGTATTGCTTTGGCAGAATGGCAGCGGGCCTGGGATCGCGCAATCTGGCCCCATGCCACGGCGGGGTTTTTCAAAGTGAAACATGCCATTCCGCGCATCCTGCAAGACACGGGTGTTACCTGA
- a CDS encoding alpha/beta fold hydrolase, which yields MHRPTFKTIVTSHRVASSSGTLPARVINPAGLSGLPPLVVLHGISRNADELVDLFAPVAEKRGRIVVVPHFSEPDWPHFQRPCRAARPDQALLAMLSHLAMIDNAFAGPVDLFGHSGGAQLAHRFAMLYPHRVGQLNLAAAGWYCLPDTSMAYPYGLGIDAEPTSLPWARRHQQALSAYLRLSVRVFIGLEDSLRDDALRKTPQLDRVQGLTRIARAQTYVAHFRKAAQALGITPDISLTHLPGVGHDVAQAIRDAGLATKVAWGVNTSGTWPSLAVAS from the coding sequence ATGCATCGCCCCACATTCAAGACAATCGTCACCTCGCATCGCGTGGCCTCGTCGTCGGGCACCTTGCCCGCGCGGGTCATCAATCCGGCAGGGTTATCTGGCCTTCCTCCATTGGTGGTTCTGCACGGGATTTCGCGTAACGCCGATGAATTGGTCGATCTGTTCGCACCAGTGGCCGAAAAGCGCGGGCGCATCGTGGTCGTGCCGCATTTCTCGGAACCTGACTGGCCACATTTTCAGCGCCCTTGCCGCGCGGCGCGGCCCGATCAGGCGCTTTTGGCGATGCTGTCGCATCTGGCGATGATCGACAATGCCTTTGCCGGTCCGGTCGATCTGTTCGGGCATTCCGGTGGGGCACAACTCGCCCATCGTTTTGCAATGCTCTATCCGCACCGGGTGGGACAGCTCAATCTTGCGGCTGCGGGATGGTATTGCCTGCCTGACACCAGCATGGCCTATCCCTATGGCCTTGGGATCGACGCGGAACCCACAAGCCTGCCTTGGGCACGGCGACATCAGCAGGCCCTCAGCGCCTATCTCCGCCTGTCGGTTCGGGTGTTCATCGGCCTTGAGGATTCCTTGCGCGACGACGCCCTGCGCAAGACACCCCAACTGGACCGCGTACAGGGTCTGACACGGATTGCGCGGGCGCAGACCTATGTCGCGCATTTCCGCAAGGCTGCGCAGGCCCTTGGGATCACTCCCGACATCAGCCTGACGCATTTGCCCGGCGTTGGCCATGACGTGGCCCAAGCGATCCGCGACGCCGGACTTGCAACCAAAGTGGCTTGGGGCGTCAACACCTCCGGCACATGGCCATCCCTTGCTGTGGCAAGCTGA